From a single Crateriforma spongiae genomic region:
- a CDS encoding redoxin domain-containing protein codes for MAATLGWSATASAAPTVAQALGLKPVQPNVDYQKVDDATGCKLEDIERDDWAGWEVVSPEGETLRRFADTNGDSKVDLWCYYRYGVEVYRDVDSNFNGKADQYRWMGTEGIRWGLDDNEDATVDRWKQISAEEVSAELVAAIRDADAKRFGALLADQRDLTRAGLGAAQAKELAEKASLAARRFARLADSQKTIGKEANWVQFTATAPGVVPAGTQDATRDFIVYENAVAMYESDGKSGQLVIGTMIKVDDGWKLVDLPSMPAAGEAIEQTAGIFFRPVVSTGAGAVSGGVGGAEMQKMVTALEAIDRQLAEEKSAAKLADLHARRADVVEQLIANSPSNADKQMWVRQLVDTVGFAVQSGAYPKGLDRLKQARKRYAGSDESLKSYIDFQVLSTEYAAKLQPGADSVDVQEWYLEQLTAFVKAHPRAAESAQAMLQLALGKEFEDNEKEALDYYRQIASRFKGTDAAQKAAGAIRRLDSVGKAVDLSGKTVAGQPFRLASLRGKPVIVQYWATWCEPCKEDMKQLRRLKAQYRRAGLEVVGISVDSSRQQAESFIKANSMPWIQLFEDGGLDSSPLALQFGVQTLPTMMLIDKRGALVRHNVSRDELEAELKKLVR; via the coding sequence ATGGCCGCGACGCTGGGTTGGTCGGCCACCGCCTCGGCGGCTCCCACCGTGGCTCAGGCGCTCGGTCTAAAGCCGGTCCAGCCCAATGTGGACTACCAAAAGGTGGACGATGCCACCGGATGCAAGCTGGAAGATATCGAACGCGATGATTGGGCGGGCTGGGAAGTCGTCTCGCCCGAAGGGGAAACGCTGCGGCGATTCGCCGACACCAACGGGGACAGCAAGGTCGACTTGTGGTGCTATTACCGGTACGGCGTGGAGGTCTATCGCGACGTCGATTCGAACTTCAACGGAAAAGCCGACCAGTATCGCTGGATGGGCACCGAAGGCATCCGCTGGGGCTTGGACGACAATGAAGACGCCACGGTCGATCGCTGGAAGCAGATCTCGGCCGAAGAGGTTTCCGCAGAGCTGGTCGCCGCCATTCGAGATGCCGACGCGAAGCGATTCGGTGCCCTGTTGGCCGATCAACGTGATCTGACTCGTGCCGGTTTGGGCGCGGCTCAGGCGAAGGAGTTGGCTGAGAAGGCATCGCTGGCCGCACGCCGGTTCGCCCGATTGGCCGATTCGCAGAAGACCATCGGCAAAGAAGCCAACTGGGTTCAGTTCACCGCAACGGCCCCCGGCGTGGTTCCCGCCGGCACCCAAGACGCGACCCGCGATTTCATCGTCTACGAAAACGCCGTGGCGATGTATGAGAGCGACGGGAAAAGCGGCCAGTTGGTGATCGGCACCATGATCAAGGTCGACGACGGATGGAAGCTGGTGGATTTGCCGTCGATGCCCGCTGCGGGCGAAGCGATCGAACAAACAGCGGGAATCTTTTTCCGCCCCGTCGTCTCGACCGGTGCCGGTGCCGTTTCCGGCGGTGTCGGCGGCGCGGAAATGCAAAAAATGGTCACCGCACTGGAGGCGATCGATCGCCAGCTGGCGGAGGAAAAGAGTGCCGCCAAATTGGCCGATTTGCACGCCCGTCGCGCCGACGTGGTGGAACAGTTGATCGCCAATTCGCCCAGCAACGCTGACAAGCAGATGTGGGTGCGGCAACTGGTCGACACCGTCGGTTTCGCCGTTCAAAGCGGAGCCTATCCCAAGGGGCTGGATCGTTTGAAGCAGGCCCGTAAACGCTATGCGGGATCCGACGAGTCGCTGAAGTCGTACATCGATTTTCAAGTCCTGAGTACGGAATACGCGGCCAAGCTGCAGCCCGGTGCCGATTCGGTCGACGTCCAAGAGTGGTACTTGGAGCAATTGACGGCGTTCGTGAAGGCACACCCGAGGGCCGCCGAATCTGCCCAAGCCATGTTGCAATTGGCGTTGGGCAAAGAGTTCGAGGACAACGAAAAGGAAGCGTTGGATTATTACCGCCAGATCGCCAGCCGTTTCAAAGGCACCGACGCGGCGCAAAAAGCGGCCGGCGCGATCCGGCGTCTGGACAGCGTCGGCAAAGCGGTCGATCTGAGCGGCAAAACCGTCGCCGGACAACCGTTCCGTTTGGCTTCGTTGCGTGGCAAACCGGTGATCGTTCAGTACTGGGCGACCTGGTGCGAACCGTGCAAGGAAGACATGAAGCAGTTGCGGCGTCTGAAGGCCCAATACCGACGCGCCGGCTTGGAAGTCGTCGGCATCAGCGTCGACAGCTCGCGGCAACAAGCGGAATCGTTCATCAAAGCCAACAGCATGCCTTGGATCCAACTGTTCGAAGACGGCGGTTTGGATTCCAGCCCGCTGGCCTTGCAGTTCGGCGTTCAAACGCTGCCGACGATGATGCTGATCGATAAGCGTGGGGCTCTGGTCCGGCACAACGTCAGCCGTGACGAGCTGGAAGCCGAGCTGAAAAAGCTGGTTCGATAG
- a CDS encoding YbaB/EbfC family nucleoid-associated protein has translation MFKGLGNLGNLAGLVGSFQELPGKMQELNERMKSETVTATSGCQRVEVVMNGVGHVQSVRIDPEFVGAELEEAVLEATNAAGAAAKQMYADAISNMVSEMNLNVPGIDGMLASLTGSK, from the coding sequence GTGTTTAAAGGTCTCGGAAATCTCGGCAACCTGGCCGGACTGGTCGGCAGCTTTCAAGAGTTGCCTGGCAAAATGCAGGAATTGAACGAACGCATGAAGTCGGAAACCGTGACCGCGACGTCGGGGTGCCAGCGGGTGGAGGTCGTGATGAACGGCGTCGGCCATGTGCAGTCGGTCCGAATTGATCCTGAATTTGTCGGGGCGGAATTGGAAGAAGCGGTTCTGGAGGCCACCAATGCCGCCGGTGCGGCGGCCAAGCAGATGTACGCCGATGCGATCAGCAACATGGTGTCGGAAATGAACCTGAACGTCCCCGGCATCGACGGCATGTTGGCCAGTCTGACCGGCAGCAAGTGA
- the recR gene encoding recombination mediator RecR, with protein sequence MASQNNSGQSGAVSDLVDHLSRLPGIGRKSAERLAFHLLRVHESEAIALADAIRRVRQDVRYCEHCFNLCETTACQICSDPNRDATRLCVVEQPRDLMSLEQSGVYKGLYHVLLGRIAPLDGIGPDQLTIDALVDRVRTGNFVEVIMATNPTVEGDGTSLYVSNLLGEFPVQVTRLARGITAGSILEYANREVIADALTGRQKL encoded by the coding sequence ATGGCGTCGCAAAACAATTCAGGTCAATCCGGGGCCGTGTCCGATCTGGTCGATCACTTGTCCAGATTGCCAGGAATCGGACGAAAAAGCGCCGAGCGTCTGGCGTTCCACCTGTTGCGCGTCCATGAATCCGAAGCGATCGCATTGGCCGACGCCATTCGGCGGGTGCGCCAGGATGTCCGGTATTGCGAGCACTGTTTCAATCTGTGCGAAACGACCGCGTGCCAGATCTGCAGCGATCCGAACCGCGATGCGACGCGGCTGTGCGTGGTCGAACAGCCGCGTGACTTGATGAGCTTGGAGCAATCCGGCGTCTACAAAGGGCTGTACCACGTTCTGTTAGGACGGATCGCGCCACTGGACGGTATCGGCCCGGATCAACTGACGATCGACGCCTTGGTGGATCGCGTGCGGACCGGAAATTTCGTGGAAGTCATCATGGCGACCAATCCGACGGTCGAAGGCGACGGCACATCACTGTACGTCAGTAACCTGCTGGGCGAATTTCCGGTCCAGGTCACTCGACTGGCCCGTGGGATTACCGCCGGAAGCATTCTGGAATACGCCAATCGCGAAGTGATTGCGGATGCCTTAACCGGTCGACAAAAACTATAA
- the rpoN gene encoding RNA polymerase factor sigma-54: MRMSMGLQARQMQVQKLAPRMIQSMEILQMPTLALQERIDQELTENPLLEQLETDPLSADESSDDAPSSDTRSEDEKELVVRDDSDNRDDFERLTNSENDLPSSFDDSFRRSAGGIQDDMDRRHDLMANAQSRPESLNDFLLHQLAEMDIDDEVEQVAERIISTLDARDGGYLRTPLVDLLPAGHADEALAKAEEALGVVQSLEPVGIASRNLSECLLKQVPADHPHLDEITTLIESHLEDLAENRLPQIARKTGYSIELIQELREELHKLNPKPGAAFMETYVPNVTPDIILERDENGEYKVRLEDDRIPSLRISEYYRRRLQASDCTDEEREFIKQKVNGAQWLIDSINQRRNTLLKVSEAIVTHQKRFLDEGPEAIEPLKMQQVADDVGVHVTTVSRAVDDKWIQTPRGILPLRRFFVGGTKTEDGEDVAWDTIRLKLQELIDKEDKSKPLADEHLVEELKKAGMTVARRTVTKYRKKMGIPSSRQRRDWSLVKK; this comes from the coding sequence ATGCGCATGTCGATGGGCCTGCAGGCCCGCCAAATGCAAGTCCAGAAATTGGCACCCCGGATGATCCAGTCGATGGAGATTCTGCAGATGCCCACGCTGGCATTGCAGGAACGCATCGACCAGGAATTGACCGAAAACCCACTGTTGGAACAGCTGGAAACGGATCCGCTGAGTGCCGATGAATCGTCCGACGACGCACCTTCATCGGACACCCGCAGCGAGGACGAAAAAGAATTGGTCGTCCGCGACGACAGCGACAATCGTGACGATTTTGAACGGCTGACCAATTCGGAAAACGATCTGCCCAGTTCGTTCGACGATTCGTTTCGTCGCAGTGCCGGCGGCATCCAAGACGATATGGATCGCCGTCACGATTTGATGGCCAACGCGCAGTCGCGGCCGGAATCGCTGAACGACTTTCTGCTGCATCAGTTGGCGGAAATGGACATCGACGACGAGGTCGAACAGGTCGCCGAACGGATCATCAGCACGTTGGACGCCCGCGACGGTGGCTACCTGCGAACGCCGCTGGTCGATCTGCTGCCCGCCGGTCATGCGGACGAAGCACTCGCGAAAGCCGAAGAGGCGTTGGGAGTGGTCCAGTCGCTCGAGCCGGTGGGGATCGCTTCACGCAACCTGAGCGAATGTTTGCTGAAGCAAGTGCCGGCCGACCACCCGCATTTGGACGAAATTACCACGCTGATTGAATCGCATCTGGAAGACTTGGCCGAAAACCGGCTGCCGCAGATCGCACGCAAGACGGGCTACTCGATCGAGCTGATCCAGGAATTGCGGGAAGAACTGCACAAGCTGAATCCCAAACCAGGCGCGGCATTCATGGAGACCTACGTCCCCAATGTCACGCCGGACATCATTCTGGAACGTGACGAAAACGGCGAATACAAAGTCCGCCTGGAAGACGACCGAATCCCAAGTTTGCGGATCAGCGAGTATTACCGGCGACGGTTGCAGGCGTCGGACTGCACCGATGAAGAACGCGAATTCATCAAGCAAAAGGTCAACGGGGCCCAGTGGCTGATCGATTCGATCAACCAACGCCGCAACACATTGCTGAAAGTCAGCGAAGCGATCGTCACCCACCAAAAGAGGTTCTTGGACGAAGGTCCCGAGGCGATCGAACCGTTGAAGATGCAGCAGGTCGCCGACGACGTAGGCGTCCACGTGACCACGGTCAGTCGTGCGGTCGACGACAAATGGATCCAAACGCCGCGGGGAATCTTGCCGTTGCGTCGCTTCTTTGTCGGTGGGACCAAAACCGAAGACGGCGAAGACGTGGCTTGGGACACGATCCGCTTGAAATTGCAGGAATTGATCGACAAGGAAGACAAATCCAAGCCGTTGGCCGACGAGCACTTGGTCGAAGAGCTGAAGAAGGCCGGCATGACGGTCGCTCGCCGGACGGTCACCAAGTATCGCAAAAAGATGGGGATCCCCAGCAGCCGTCAACGTCGCGATTGGTCGCTGGTCAAGAAATAG
- a CDS encoding CHAD domain-containing protein, which yields MSYRLKPGETAAHMTRRVAKEQIREALLEIRSPETDDAEKVHQLRKRCKKIRGLLRLARPAMPKTYDRENARFRDLARKFSELRDAKTQLTTLDQIATEIPSTDSTKLTEAYLQARHLLQHERAEIRQAQSLKNPADRSVSSKPEPQSIWQDARTELQQALRGIDRWNWRDGKRGSFESLGEGLQKTLHRAHDAMRIATEDPSTDHMHQWRKRVKYHWYHLRLLQPIWKQGLAGNRDDAKKLAEVLGDLHDVDVLGETLRRFQKEGELPAGADKLIRHLDDRRNQLSRKAVRCGRRLFAESPAAFRKRCRVYWKLARTDA from the coding sequence ATGAGCTATCGCCTGAAGCCCGGCGAAACCGCCGCCCACATGACTCGCCGCGTCGCCAAAGAACAGATTCGCGAAGCGTTGCTGGAGATCCGGTCTCCGGAAACCGACGACGCGGAAAAAGTTCACCAACTGCGAAAGCGGTGCAAGAAAATCCGCGGCCTGCTGCGATTGGCTCGCCCGGCGATGCCCAAAACCTACGACCGCGAAAACGCACGCTTTCGAGACCTGGCACGAAAGTTTTCCGAACTGCGCGATGCCAAGACGCAGCTGACCACCCTGGACCAGATCGCCACGGAGATTCCGTCGACCGATTCCACCAAATTGACCGAGGCCTATTTGCAAGCCCGACATTTGCTGCAACACGAGCGTGCCGAAATCCGCCAGGCTCAATCGCTGAAAAATCCGGCCGACCGAAGTGTCAGTTCAAAACCTGAACCGCAGTCGATTTGGCAGGACGCAAGAACCGAACTGCAACAAGCTCTGCGTGGCATCGATCGTTGGAATTGGCGGGACGGCAAACGGGGTTCGTTCGAATCGCTGGGCGAAGGCCTGCAAAAAACGCTGCACCGGGCCCATGACGCGATGCGAATCGCCACCGAAGATCCATCCACCGACCACATGCATCAGTGGCGAAAACGAGTGAAATACCACTGGTATCACCTGCGTTTACTCCAGCCGATTTGGAAGCAAGGCTTGGCCGGAAACCGCGACGATGCCAAAAAGCTGGCGGAAGTCTTGGGCGACCTACACGACGTCGACGTGCTGGGCGAAACCCTGCGGCGTTTCCAAAAGGAAGGTGAACTGCCGGCCGGCGCTGACAAGCTAATACGGCATTTGGACGACCGCCGAAACCAGCTTTCCCGAAAAGCAGTGCGATGCGGACGCCGTCTATTCGCCGAGTCCCCCGCCGCGTTTCGCAAACGTTGCCGCGTGTACTGGAAACTGGCCCGCACCGACGCGTGA
- a CDS encoding alpha/beta hydrolase has product MHRSIPVALPVSALRRGFVFLCFSLAATSVVPVSACAEEYQIGPDSQVQDVPHGKVTQYEWTESQVFPGTKRRYSVYVPAQYDGSSPAALMVFQDGHNFEQIDSGYRVPVVFDNLIAKGQMPVTIAVMIDPGTHKELPEKRGWKPTPTNRSFEYDTVSGDYAEFLLTEILPEVEKEYRITQNPELRAICGNSSGGICAFGVAWHRPDSFRKVVSHIGSFVNIRGGHNYEAMVRKTDKKPLRVFMQDGSGDLDNVHGNWPLANQELSASLKFKGYDHKFVYGTGGHNGEHGTAIFPDTLRWVWRGWEKETP; this is encoded by the coding sequence ATGCATCGGTCCATCCCAGTCGCATTGCCCGTCTCGGCCCTGCGACGCGGTTTCGTATTTCTCTGTTTCAGTCTGGCGGCCACATCCGTTGTTCCGGTTTCGGCATGTGCTGAGGAGTACCAGATCGGTCCCGATTCCCAAGTCCAGGATGTTCCGCACGGAAAAGTGACGCAGTACGAATGGACCGAAAGCCAGGTCTTTCCCGGAACGAAGCGACGCTACAGCGTTTACGTCCCGGCGCAGTACGACGGCAGTTCGCCGGCCGCACTGATGGTGTTCCAAGACGGGCACAATTTTGAACAGATCGATTCGGGATACCGAGTGCCCGTCGTGTTCGACAATTTGATCGCCAAAGGCCAAATGCCGGTCACGATTGCGGTGATGATCGATCCCGGTACGCACAAGGAATTGCCGGAAAAGCGAGGTTGGAAACCGACGCCAACCAATCGCAGTTTCGAATATGACACCGTCAGCGGCGACTACGCAGAATTCTTACTGACGGAAATCCTGCCCGAGGTCGAAAAGGAATACCGCATCACCCAGAACCCCGAGCTGCGTGCAATTTGTGGCAACAGCAGCGGCGGCATCTGTGCGTTCGGTGTCGCTTGGCACCGGCCCGATAGCTTTCGCAAAGTGGTGTCCCACATCGGCAGCTTCGTCAACATCCGTGGCGGTCACAATTACGAGGCCATGGTTCGAAAAACCGACAAAAAGCCGCTGCGTGTCTTCATGCAAGACGGATCGGGTGACCTGGACAACGTGCACGGGAACTGGCCGTTGGCCAATCAGGAACTCTCGGCATCGCTGAAGTTCAAAGGCTATGACCACAAATTCGTGTACGGCACCGGTGGGCACAATGGTGAACACGGCACAGCCATTTTTCCCGATACGCTGCGTTGGGTCTGGCGTGGATGGGAAAAGGAAACGCCCTGA
- a CDS encoding 3-dehydroquinate synthase yields the protein MNHYNPVPDMPEESAVPASPSPEGHDEALDIAFAVPQTHRLRMTTDLAGPQFAVLEQLLAIDVVPGTSAKVLLWVDAEVAAAGDFPLRLSQRLASSDAINLVAPMMEVQGGEAVKNSEVVLRQMLSQINDHDLDRRSTIIVVGGGAVLDAAGFAAAIAHRGIRLIRVPTTVLAQADSGVGVKNAINYFGKKNWIGTFAVPWAVINDASVLQTLPDRDFRSGFTEAVKVSLLKDAAGFEWLHHHADQIRARESRSCRVAIRESCVHHLRHITQGGDPFEMLEARPLDFGHWSAHRLEPLTGYRLRHGEAVGIGVAIDCLYSSLVLGFPTHAAEKVIDCLRRLGVPLWDQAIDPVDRLFQGLEEFRQHLGGRLTITMLRDIGDPVDVHEIDTNAMAKAIQQLREMAGASAG from the coding sequence GTGAATCATTACAACCCCGTTCCCGACATGCCCGAGGAATCCGCCGTGCCCGCTTCGCCTTCCCCCGAGGGCCACGACGAAGCGTTGGACATCGCATTTGCGGTGCCACAAACCCATCGTCTGCGGATGACGACAGACTTGGCCGGGCCTCAGTTTGCGGTGCTGGAGCAACTGTTGGCGATCGACGTGGTGCCGGGAACGTCCGCCAAAGTCTTGTTGTGGGTGGATGCGGAAGTCGCCGCGGCGGGTGATTTTCCGCTGCGTTTATCGCAACGTCTGGCTTCGTCCGACGCGATCAATCTGGTCGCCCCGATGATGGAGGTCCAAGGCGGCGAAGCGGTCAAGAATTCCGAAGTCGTGCTGCGACAGATGCTGTCGCAGATCAACGACCACGATTTAGATCGCCGCAGCACGATCATCGTCGTGGGCGGCGGAGCGGTTTTGGATGCGGCCGGTTTTGCGGCAGCGATCGCCCACCGTGGGATACGACTGATTCGCGTGCCGACCACCGTTTTGGCGCAGGCCGACAGTGGGGTCGGGGTCAAGAACGCCATCAACTACTTCGGAAAAAAGAATTGGATCGGCACGTTCGCCGTGCCTTGGGCGGTGATCAACGATGCGTCCGTGTTGCAGACCTTGCCCGATCGTGACTTCCGATCGGGTTTCACCGAAGCGGTCAAAGTCAGCTTGCTGAAAGACGCGGCGGGGTTCGAATGGCTGCACCATCATGCGGATCAGATCCGCGCCCGCGAAAGCCGTTCTTGTCGGGTCGCGATTCGTGAATCTTGCGTTCACCACCTGCGGCACATCACCCAGGGTGGTGATCCGTTTGAGATGTTGGAAGCAAGGCCTTTGGATTTCGGTCATTGGTCGGCGCACCGCCTGGAACCTTTGACCGGGTACCGATTGCGGCACGGCGAAGCGGTGGGGATCGGCGTGGCGATCGACTGTCTTTATTCGTCTTTGGTGCTCGGGTTTCCCACGCATGCTGCTGAAAAGGTCATCGACTGTCTGCGAAGGTTGGGCGTCCCGCTGTGGGACCAAGCGATCGATCCGGTCGATCGTTTGTTTCAGGGTTTAGAAGAATTTCGGCAACATTTGGGCGGGCGTCTGACCATCACGATGCTGCGAGACATCGGTGATCCCGTTGATGTACACGAAATCGACACGAACGCCATGGCCAAGGCGATTCAGCAATTACGGGAAATGGCTGGCGCATCAGCGGGCTGA
- a CDS encoding carbon-nitrogen hydrolase, with product MTKNVRLALVQMRDQGSAFACVDQAEKQIHAAAADGANVVCLQELFNGPYPCQSEDHRRFDDAEPIPGPTVNRLAGIAKELGVVIVAPIFERRGPGMYHNSAAVLDTDGSLAGVYRKMHIPDDPLFYEKFYFTPGDAGGFQPIQTSVARLGVAICWDQWFPETARLLSLAGAEILLYPTAIGWIDEEKAEFGAAQRDAWITVMRSHAICNGVFLGAPNRIGVEGKLEFWGSSFVASPTGQLLGQLSDHEEGILIADCQLPQIDVVRTHWPFLRDRRIDDYGDLTRRWIDHHDTTTKRCG from the coding sequence GTGACAAAAAACGTTCGCCTGGCACTGGTCCAGATGCGTGATCAAGGGTCCGCGTTTGCCTGTGTCGATCAAGCCGAAAAGCAGATCCACGCGGCCGCCGCCGATGGCGCCAACGTGGTCTGCTTGCAAGAGCTTTTCAATGGCCCCTACCCGTGCCAAAGTGAAGACCACCGACGATTCGACGATGCCGAACCGATTCCCGGCCCCACCGTCAATCGTTTGGCCGGCATAGCCAAAGAGCTTGGCGTGGTGATTGTCGCGCCGATTTTTGAACGCCGTGGCCCGGGGATGTACCACAATAGCGCCGCGGTCCTGGACACCGACGGCAGTCTGGCAGGCGTGTATCGAAAGATGCACATCCCCGACGACCCGTTGTTTTACGAAAAGTTCTATTTCACTCCCGGCGACGCGGGCGGGTTCCAGCCGATCCAGACCAGTGTCGCCCGATTGGGCGTGGCGATTTGCTGGGATCAGTGGTTTCCTGAGACCGCGCGACTGCTAAGCCTGGCCGGCGCGGAAATCCTGTTGTACCCGACCGCCATCGGCTGGATTGATGAGGAGAAAGCAGAATTCGGTGCGGCCCAGCGTGATGCCTGGATCACCGTGATGCGATCCCATGCGATCTGTAACGGCGTGTTTCTGGGTGCCCCCAACCGCATCGGTGTCGAAGGCAAATTGGAATTCTGGGGCAGCTCTTTCGTCGCCTCACCCACCGGCCAATTGTTGGGCCAATTGAGCGACCACGAGGAAGGCATTCTGATTGCCGATTGCCAACTGCCGCAGATCGACGTGGTGCGGACTCACTGGCCTTTCCTGCGTGATCGGCGCATCGACGACTATGGCGATCTGACACGACGCTGGATCGATCACCACGACACGACAACGAAACGATGTGGCTGA
- the bioD gene encoding dethiobiotin synthase, whose product MNPESEQRSQAKVWFIAGTDTDVGKTYVTALVAAALNEQGKRVGVYKPAASGCNRSGDELVADDAVQLWRAAGKPLELDAVCPQRFEAALSPPESAKLAGQSVDQRLLVRGAEPWLRGEFDVVLIEGAGGLFSPISDQWMNIDLFQQFDDARLLVVAANRLGCVHQTLATCIAATERQVCPDGVVLCQTQDQRPASADSNAAAIARFGPTAVWGEIGFGASEIPGKLVRQVLGG is encoded by the coding sequence TTGAATCCGGAATCAGAACAAAGGTCCCAAGCGAAGGTCTGGTTCATTGCGGGGACCGATACCGACGTCGGCAAGACGTACGTTACTGCATTGGTGGCCGCCGCATTGAACGAACAAGGAAAGCGGGTCGGCGTTTATAAGCCCGCCGCCAGCGGATGCAATCGGTCGGGCGATGAATTGGTTGCCGACGATGCCGTCCAGTTATGGCGGGCGGCCGGCAAGCCGTTGGAGTTGGACGCAGTGTGTCCCCAACGTTTCGAAGCGGCATTGTCGCCACCGGAATCGGCCAAACTGGCCGGACAATCCGTGGATCAGCGTCTGTTGGTGCGGGGGGCGGAACCTTGGCTTCGCGGCGAATTCGATGTTGTGTTGATTGAAGGAGCCGGCGGTCTGTTCAGTCCCATCAGCGACCAGTGGATGAACATCGATTTGTTCCAACAGTTTGATGATGCCCGTTTGCTGGTCGTAGCGGCCAATCGGTTGGGCTGCGTTCACCAGACGTTGGCGACATGTATCGCGGCGACGGAGCGACAGGTGTGCCCGGATGGGGTCGTGCTTTGCCAGACGCAGGACCAGCGACCGGCGTCGGCGGACAGCAACGCGGCGGCGATCGCACGATTCGGCCCGACAGCGGTCTGGGGGGAAATCGGCTTTGGTGCGTCGGAGATTCCTGGAAAACTGGTCCGGCAAGTCTTGGGCGGCTAA